One genomic window of Parasteatoda tepidariorum isolate YZ-2023 chromosome 9, CAS_Ptep_4.0, whole genome shotgun sequence includes the following:
- the LOC107446158 gene encoding uncharacterized protein: MMISVSKKLTLQCVCVSLFISCSRESPVDLKENSTVSEATHFMDEAQDFHTVTDDTFVPRNSSIERWNHSRMLLKSTTLGYDEWWFLTTQRTPISYKDFPGRPGVATWKEINPGESRDSRKLKTSPTAEAASGTWKLHPNALWLYIVLYLTFEHFFHNP; this comes from the exons ATGATGATTTCCGTTTCAAAGAAGTTAACACTTCAATGTGTGTGTGTAAGCTTGTTTATATCTTGTTCCAGAGAATCGCCGGTCG ATCTAAAGGAAAATTCAACTGTAAGTGAAGCTACGCATTTTATGGATGAAGCTCAGGATTTTCATACAGTAACAGATGACACTTTTGTTCCACGAAACAGCTCGATTGAGAGATGGAATCATTCCAGAATGCTGTTAAAAAGTACAACATTAGGATATGATGAGTGGTGGTTTCTTACAACGCAAAGAACACCCATATCATACAAAGATTTCCCCGGCCGTCCTGGTG tGGCAACGTGGAAAGAAATCAATCCTGGTGAAAGCAGAGATAGCAGAAAACTAAAAACCTCACCCACAGCTGAAGCTGCCAGTGGCACTTGGAAACTACATCCCAATGCTTTATGgctttatattgttttataccTAACTTTCGAACACTTCTTTCACAATCCATGA